The nucleotide window GGTGTATCAATTTTCGGTTACCGCGTTAAGGAATATTATTGGTCAGCATTTGCTGGACGAGGTTTTGCGCGAACGTGAGCAGATCAACGCCACCCTGCAAAAAATTGTCGATTCGGCCACCGAACCCTGGGGTATAAAAATTGAAATGGTGGAAATGAAGGACGTGGAAATACCTGAAAGCATGCAGCGTGCCATGGCCCGCGAAGCCGAAGCCATCCGCGAGAAACGTGCCCGTATTATTAAAGCCGAAGCAGAGCTGGACGCCTCAATAAAATTAACCCAGGGCGCTAAACAAATGGAAGGTAGCCCCATAGCCTTAGAGTTGCGCCGTATGCAGATGCTTTCGGAAATTGGTATCGATAATAACACTACTACGGTAATGCTTATCCCATCCGATTTTACAACTGCCGCTAAAAGCTTCACCGAAATGGTGAATTTGCAAAAGGGCAAAACTGAATAAAAGTACCTCAGCCGGGTTATTTATAATCCGGCTGGTTGTTTTTAAGCCAGCCATCAAGATCGCTCATTTGCTGGACGTTGGTTTTGGCCCATTTGGCGCTTTCGGGAGTGCTTAGACTAATCAACCGCGCGAATGCAGGCATATTTGGTGTTTGAGATAGTTTGTAAAAATCATCGGCTAATGCGTGCCAAAACTGGTATTTTTCCTGTGGTGTTGTACCTAAAGCTATAAAGATGGCGCTAAGCTGCGCTGAAAGCAGGTCGCCTGCGCTGGCGTACCTACGCCTGGAAAACGGCGCAATGGCTTTAGCAATGACCTGGTTTGGGGCATTCACACCTGCTTCAATAGCATGCGGTCGCACCTCACCTGGCTCGGGCTTTAACACACCGCCCTGCAGAATATGCTGCAGGTTACCATACGCCTCGGCACTACGTGCAGTGTTGGGTTCTAAAACTAAGAATTCGCATAAACCTAACAAGGCAGGCACCCGTTTATTTTGATGAAAGCATACCAACGCATAAAGGCGCATGCTGCTCGCCTGTTTCGGATCAATATTAATAGCTCCTATTGCCGCTTGTTCGGCTTCAGCATATTGGCGGTTGCGGAAATACGCCAGCCCTAAATTGTAGCGCAGGGGTTGATAAGCCGGGTTGGCTTTGATACCCGCCTGATAGCTTGCTATTGCCTTTTGTGGCTGATGCTGCTGATCGTAAATACTTCCGGCCAGATCGTACGCCCCGGTGATGAGGTTAGTTGATGCCGAAGTTGATTTAAATACTTTCTCTAAATACGGGATGCCATCCAACCCCTTACCCATGGCGTTAAGCGAGAAGGCCAATTGATAATTACCTGGGTCGTAATCAGGGTCGATAGCCAAGGCGGCTTTGTATTTTGCTATCGCGCCGGCATAATCTTTCTGGTTGTGTAACTCAATCCCCTCACGCACAAGCAATTTCGGATCACCGGTTTGGGCGAAGCAATAGTTAACGCATATTAAAAAAACGAAAAGTATTTTAGAGATAAGTTTCATGGATAATAAACGCTTAATGTGGCTTAGTGTTACATTTTAAAACTTCACTAAGGTAAATCTTAATCAGGATTCATACATCATAAACTCGATTTGTGGTCTAAACTAAGCGCAATTGCACCTAACTTTGTATAATGACCTATGATTTAAGCAAATTGAGCAATAGCGTTGCCGGTTATAGTTTCCAAAGTTTTTATGTATTTATAGCGCATCTTTTTTAAATACCCGCTAAACGTATTACCACCAGCTTTAAACAACTTGCTATGTGCAAACCAAACTACGCAGGCAGTAGCATAAAAGAAATACTTGTAAGCTTTTTTGCGCCAGACGCGCGAGAAAGCATTTTTATTACAATATACATTGGCCAAACGCTCGGTTTGGAAGGTAATGTGATGGGCTTCGTCAATCAATATATCAGTGCATATTTCTTTTAACAGGGTGCAGTTGGTGGCGTCTTTAAGCGCCTGGTAAAATATTTGTGCAGTACTTTCCACCACCAGTACAGTGAGCGTCAGCATTTCCATATTTGAATTTAAATGCCGTATGAACCTGAACATGTTATCGCCCAAATTATTTTTTATACGCGGCTTGCCGATAGCATCTAAGTAACGCCCCAGGTTATTGCCATGTTTCTGTTCCTCTTTAATAAACAGTTTTGTAGCTTCCAGGTAATCCGGATCATTAGTTCTGATAGCATGGCGTGCCGCCATATTTGTTAGTTGAACACCTTCCGATGTTTCACCCAATTGCCATATTTGTAAGGAGTATAATATGGTTGTTAATTCAGCTTGGGTTAACTGTGGTTTAGTTTCCCAGTTTATACGTTGCTGCCGGGCATTTGCCTTGAAATAGCCGATCCAGTAAGTGCTTGTTTTCATATTTTGGTTTTTAAAGTACTTTGAATTTCAAAGTTAATATGTAAAAAAAATTTAGCCTACTTTTTGATGTTTAATTAATTGCTCCAATGCATCCAGGTGTGCTTTAAAAGCTTGCTTGCCTTTTGTGGTTGCCTCATAATTAGTATTGGGTTTACGCCCTAAAAACGATTTGTTTACCAAAATATATTCCTCCTTCTCCAAACCCTTCAGGTGCGATGCCAGGTTACCGTCGGTTACGCCCAGCAGTTCTTTAAGCGCGTTAAAATCATACCGCTCGTTCACCACCAGTATACTCATAATTTGTAACCTTATACGGTTCTCAAAAGCCTTATCAAGTTTATCAAAAGGGATGCTCACTTGTCGTATTTTAAATACATAATGCTGCCATAAATAATGTGTAACACACCAAAGCCAATAGCCCAAAACAGCAAGCCATAGCCGGGATAAAGTGCAGCTATCAAACCTAATATAATTTCGTTAATACCAAGATATTGTACGCCTTTAAAAGTGTAATTACCCGCACCAACTAATGCCAGTCCGTAAAAAATAAGCGATGCCGGCGCAACAATACCGAAATAACCACGCAAAGCAAATAAAAACATTAATGCACCACCCGTTAATAATGGTACAAGCATATTAAACACCAGCGCCTTACTGCTGGCCCCCCAAAATGGTTGCCCCGTGCGCCTGGCTTTGCGCAAACTTAAAATAAAGCCTGTAGCTATTG belongs to Mucilaginibacter boryungensis and includes:
- a CDS encoding slipin family protein, with translation MTTGLIIAFIALVLLVMGVKIAQEYQRAIVFRLGRYHATKGPGLYFIIPFIDTQMKVDIRTRTVDLEQQETITKDSVTIKVNAVLWFKVINPEDAIIKVANYNQAVYQFSVTALRNIIGQHLLDEVLREREQINATLQKIVDSATEPWGIKIEMVEMKDVEIPESMQRAMAREAEAIREKRARIIKAEAELDASIKLTQGAKQMEGSPIALELRRMQMLSEIGIDNNTTTVMLIPSDFTTAAKSFTEMVNLQKGKTE
- a CDS encoding tetratricopeptide repeat protein, which encodes MKLISKILFVFLICVNYCFAQTGDPKLLVREGIELHNQKDYAGAIAKYKAALAIDPDYDPGNYQLAFSLNAMGKGLDGIPYLEKVFKSTSASTNLITGAYDLAGSIYDQQHQPQKAIASYQAGIKANPAYQPLRYNLGLAYFRNRQYAEAEQAAIGAINIDPKQASSMRLYALVCFHQNKRVPALLGLCEFLVLEPNTARSAEAYGNLQHILQGGVLKPEPGEVRPHAIEAGVNAPNQVIAKAIAPFSRRRYASAGDLLSAQLSAIFIALGTTPQEKYQFWHALADDFYKLSQTPNMPAFARLISLSTPESAKWAKTNVQQMSDLDGWLKNNQPDYK
- a CDS encoding ferritin-like domain-containing protein, yielding MKTSTYWIGYFKANARQQRINWETKPQLTQAELTTILYSLQIWQLGETSEGVQLTNMAARHAIRTNDPDYLEATKLFIKEEQKHGNNLGRYLDAIGKPRIKNNLGDNMFRFIRHLNSNMEMLTLTVLVVESTAQIFYQALKDATNCTLLKEICTDILIDEAHHITFQTERLANVYCNKNAFSRVWRKKAYKYFFYATACVVWFAHSKLFKAGGNTFSGYLKKMRYKYIKTLETITGNAIAQFA
- a CDS encoding winged helix-turn-helix domain-containing protein; amino-acid sequence: MSIPFDKLDKAFENRIRLQIMSILVVNERYDFNALKELLGVTDGNLASHLKGLEKEEYILVNKSFLGRKPNTNYEATTKGKQAFKAHLDALEQLIKHQKVG